A stretch of bacterium DNA encodes these proteins:
- a CDS encoding sigma-70 family RNA polymerase sigma factor: MENERLTIEKIIAGDAKAFKQLVEDHQKLVAHIVFKMVSNPSDQQEICQEVFIKVYENLRTFQFNAKLSTWIARIAYNTTLNHIAKKKTPLYEDYLTSPTEEENYESADQNLSESLWDEPDMPDAVTQNRETARVLKEAIQSLAPQYRTIVTLFHMDDMSYVEISEIMQMPEGTVKSYLFRARKMLKARLLENFSTEELI; encoded by the coding sequence ATGGAAAATGAGCGCTTAACTATAGAAAAAATAATTGCCGGCGATGCTAAGGCATTTAAGCAGTTAGTCGAAGACCACCAAAAATTGGTCGCGCATATCGTATTTAAAATGGTATCCAATCCATCCGATCAACAGGAGATTTGTCAGGAAGTTTTTATCAAAGTGTATGAAAATCTCCGGACCTTTCAGTTTAATGCTAAACTTTCGACATGGATTGCCCGCATCGCTTATAATACGACGCTAAATCACATCGCGAAGAAAAAAACGCCGCTGTATGAAGATTATCTAACCTCGCCGACGGAGGAAGAAAATTACGAATCGGCCGATCAGAATCTTTCGGAAAGCCTGTGGGACGAACCCGACATGCCGGATGCCGTAACACAAAACCGGGAAACAGCGAGAGTTTTAAAAGAAGCGATCCAATCATTAGCGCCGCAGTATCGGACCATCGTAACGCTTTTTCATATGGACGACATGTCGTATGTGGAAATCAGTGAAATCATGCAGATGCCGGAGGGTACGGTAAAAAGTTACCTTTTCCGGGCGCGCAAAATGCTCAAAGCGCGGTTACTTGAAAATTTTAGTACGGAGGAATTAATATGA